A stretch of DNA from uncultured Pseudodesulfovibrio sp.:
TCTGCACCACATGGCCATCGGCGAGGGCGCCAACGACTACCTGCTTCTGTATTTTTCCGGCGAGGACAAACTTTACTTGCCCGTGGACCGGCTCAACCTGGTTCAGCGGTTCAAGGGGCCGGAGGGGGCCAAGCAGCCTTCCCTGGACAAGCTCGGCGGCTCACGCTGGGCCAAGACCACGGCCAAGGTCCGCAAGGCCATCGAGAAGATCGCCCACGAATTGGTGGAGATGTACGCTTTCAGGCGGGTGGCCAAGGGCTTTGGCTACGGCCCGCTGGACGAGATGTACGCCGAGTTCGAGGCCACCTTCGGGTTCGAGGAGACGCCGGATCAGGAAAAGGCCGTGAACGACGTGTTCCGCGACATGGAAAAGCCCGAGCCCATGGACAGGCTGGTTTGTGGCGACGTGGGCTTCGGAAAAACCGAAGTGGCTCTGCGCGCCGCCTTCCGCGCGGCGCTGGAAGGCCGTCAGACGGCACTGCTCTGTCCGACCACGGTCCTGGCCGAGCAGCACTACCAGACCTTCACCAAGCGCATGGAGGGTTTCCCCGTGCGCGTCGGATTGCTCAGCCGGTTCGTCACCGCCAAGCGGCAGAAGACCGTGCTCGAGGCCGCAAGCCGGGGCGAGATCGACATCCTCATCGGAACGCACCGTATCCTTTCCAAAGACGTGGAACTGCCCAATCTCGGCCTGCTCATTCTGGACGAGGAGCAGCGTTTCGGGGTCAAGCACAAGGAAAAGCTCAAACATTTCCGCCAGAACATCGACGTTCTGACTCTTACGGCAACACCCATTCCCCGAACCCTGCAATTGTCGCTCTCCGGTATCCGCGGCCTGTCGGTCATTGAGACCCCGCCCGTGGACCGCAAGCCCGTTGAGACGGGCATCATGGAGCGCGAAGAGCTGGAACTCAAGGCTGTGCTCCGTCGGGAGCTGGACCGTGGAGGTCAGGTCTACTGGGTGTACAACCGGGTCAACGGTTTGGAGCGGGTTGCCGACTACGTGCGCGGCCTGGTCCCGGACGCCAAGGTGGGCATGGCCCACGGACGGATGAGCGAGAAGGGGCTTGAGGACGCCATGCGTGACTTCTGGCACGGAGAGATGGACGTGCTCGTGTGCACCTCAATCGTCGAATCGGGCCTGGATTTTCCCAACGCCAATACCCTGATCGTGGATCAGGCACAGCTCTTCGGCCTTGGGCAGCTCTACCAGCTGCGTGGCAGGGTGGGGCGAAGCGAGCGCCAGGCATATGCCTATTTCGTGGTCCCTTCCATCAAGGATATTTCCGAAATTGTCCGCAAACGCTTGCGCATCATTCTGGACATGGATTATCTGGGGGCTGGATTCAAGGTGGCCATGGAGGACTTGCGTCTTCGCGGCGCGGGCAACATTTTGGGCGAGGCCCAGTCCGGGCAGATCGCCAAAATCGGTCTGGAACTTTTCCTCGAAATGCTTGAGGAGGAGGTGGCCAGACTGCGCGGCGAAGAACACGCCGGGGCGTCGGACACGGAACTCAACTTCGTGTTCGAGGCGCATATTCCGGGCGGATACATTCCCGATTCCCGGGAGCGGCTGCGTTACTACCGTGCGTTGTCCTCGGCCGCAACGGATATGGAATTGCGCGAATATGAGGCCGAGATCCGCGACCGTTTCGGGCCGTTGCCCGAGCCTCTGGATGCCTTTTTCGGGGTTTTGCGCATTAAGCGCACCCTGTCCCGTCTCCAGGCGGCCAGAGCCGAGCTTTACCCGGGCCGGATGGTCATTACCTGGAAGGACAACGCCATAGCCGTCAACCCGGAACGACTGATCCGCTGGGTTGATGCCCGAGGCGAGGGGACCCGGCTCATCCCCCCCGCCAAGCTGGAAATCCGCTACGGCGAGGACCATTCCATGCGTGAGGCGCTGGAATCCACCGCTGCGGATCTGGAAGGCCTGCTCGATGCCGAAACAGTGCCGCAGGACGGCCCACAAAAATGAATATGAAACGTCACATAGCTATACTTCTCGTTTTGGTGGCCTTGTTCGCCGGATGCTCCGGAGACACGGATGACATCGGTATCGTGGCCCGCGTCAACGGTGCGCCGATCTATCTGAGTCAGCTGGAGTTCCAGCATGACCAGTTCCAGGAGGACAGCGTCGGCGCGTACGTTCCGAGTGTGGCCAAGCTGCGCAAGGAATACGGTGAAATCCTGTCTGATCTCATCGTCCAGGAGCTGGTGGTCCAGGAACTGGCCCGCCGGGATCTGTCCGTGACCGATGAGGAACTGCGCAAGGCCGAAAATACGGTGCGCGCCGATTATCCCGAGGGAGCCTTTGAGCAGGTTCTGGTGGAAGAGTACATCGACCTCAAGTCCTGGCGGCGCCAACTGCGTTACTACCTGGCGCAGAAGAAATTTTTCCAGCAAGTTCTGCGGCCGCAGATCAAGATCGACTACAAGGAAGCCGAGAAATATTATCGGGACCATATCTCCGATTTCTATCTGCCCGAGAGCCTGCGCATCCTGGTGGTGCGGGGCCCCAGCCGCGAACTGGTGGTCAAGGCGGTTGAAAAATATCTCAAGGATCACGACCAGATGAATCTGGCTACCGCGTTCGGCGAAGTCGAGACCCGGGAGGTGGTGGTCCGCGAAGGGCGGTTGTCCGCCCCCTGGCGCAACGCTCTGACCGGGCTCAAGCCCGGACAGGCCAGCGACGTGCTGACCGACCGGTTCGGGTTCGAGGCTCTGGTCCTGCTTGAGCGCAGCGAGGCCAAGGTGCTGCCTCCGGCCCAGGCCTATCCCCTTGTGGAAGAGGCCCTGCTTGAGAAAAAGATGGAAAACGCCTTCGAAAACTGGCTTTCCGGCGACTTGTCCAAGGCGGACATCCAGGTCAGCGAACATCTTCTGGAGTCCGCTTCCAAACCTGGCGATAGTGACGGAAGCGCTCCGGCCGCGATTGCGGAACCGGAAGAACCTTCGGCGGACGAGGTCATGGACCAGGCTCCTGCCGAGGAAGACATGAACGGCCGTGAACCGGCTGATGAGGTAATCCCTCCGGACCAGATAGGCACGGACACGGGCATCTGATCGGCCCGTTCGTTGCATAGTCCGCTCAAAACGACTAGAATCCGACAACATTCGGGAGGAAAAGGATAATCCTACTTCCGAACAAGGAGTGAATGCGTGGTAAAAATCTTTTCCGTGCTCTTGGGAGCCTTGCTCCTGGTATGCCCCCTGACTGCACAGGCAAAGGATATGGTCGTGGACCGCATCCTGGTGAAGATCAACGATTCGATCATCACCCAGTATGACCTGGATCAGGCGATGCAGCCCATCTACGACAAGATCAAAGGCCGCACTCTCAGCGCCAAGGAGCAGGAGCAGGTGCAGGTGCTTCGTAAGCAGGCTTTGGATAATCTGATCAATGACAACCTTATCCAGCAGGAGGTCAAGCGATTCTCCATCGATGTCTCGGATGAGAACATGGACAAGGAAATCGAACGGGTTCGAAATGAGCGCGGTCTGACCCTGGAGGAATTCGAAAAGGTTGTGGCCGATGACGGGCTGAGCATGGATGAGTTTCGGGAAAGACTCAAGAAATTGCTTGAGAAACAAGAGCTTATCGGCCACATGGTCAACAGCAAGGTTGTTGTCACGGACTCGGAGATTCAGGAGGAGTACGATTCTCGGAAGGATGACTATTCCATGGGCAAGATGGTCGAACTGGCCATCATTCTCCTGCCGTCCGACGTATCTGCGGTGGAAGTCCGGGAGATGATTACAAGCGGTGAGATGTCCTTTGCCGATGCGGTTGCCAAGTACAGCGTTGGTCCGGGCAAGGACTCCGGCGGATCCATCGGCGAGTTGAACTGGCAGGATCTGGCCGATGAGTGGAAGACCTCTCTCGATGGAGTGGCTCCGGGTGGCGTAAGCCAGCCGCTGACCATCCAGGATCATCAGGCCCTGCTTTCGCCGATCAAGATCAATGACGATCGCATGGTTCCGCTTGCAGACGTTCGGGACGACATCTACAAGGAATTGATGCAGAAGAAGCGTGAAACAGTGTTCACGGATTATTTTGA
This window harbors:
- the mfd gene encoding transcription-repair coupling factor gives rise to the protein MPANYPKDISDFMKGTVDSVRIFKSGPGSQALLAGSLLAGGNDVVLVVPGVTEFREMQALLTLLSRGKPGGLERPAWEREWVFLPPYHSRTPEAQGWSERWAALYGLIYRDGPRGVLMTADNLLPHWPDETVLRENWASLTKGEEMSPEILLEQLVSWGYVRRKLVSDPGDMAMRGDILDIHAPGYELPLRLEFFGDVLEEIRLFDPASQRSKADLDEAVLMPVAPGITTPDRGFRARDQWEKLRKTGEITAAQEQALSERLDQNDGFVWPGLYYDAPVGLEAYLPKNAAWLLSSGGTLRARLEDREQAWRDYLKDEEREKGISLPRRFIIRSHDVARQAWRSARQLVFEELTIGREKVGIDLLETPYSEFSDIFWRPEATRRPWAALMAGIKEWQSAGETTILSFRTQRSRSKFLNLAEQESLPITLEYVPDRQGLYALVSPLRKGMDIGWNRTRVLGEEVIQPQAARVQAGRDKAFKGLERYDDLSEGDLLVHRDYGLSQFGGLHHMAIGEGANDYLLLYFSGEDKLYLPVDRLNLVQRFKGPEGAKQPSLDKLGGSRWAKTTAKVRKAIEKIAHELVEMYAFRRVAKGFGYGPLDEMYAEFEATFGFEETPDQEKAVNDVFRDMEKPEPMDRLVCGDVGFGKTEVALRAAFRAALEGRQTALLCPTTVLAEQHYQTFTKRMEGFPVRVGLLSRFVTAKRQKTVLEAASRGEIDILIGTHRILSKDVELPNLGLLILDEEQRFGVKHKEKLKHFRQNIDVLTLTATPIPRTLQLSLSGIRGLSVIETPPVDRKPVETGIMEREELELKAVLRRELDRGGQVYWVYNRVNGLERVADYVRGLVPDAKVGMAHGRMSEKGLEDAMRDFWHGEMDVLVCTSIVESGLDFPNANTLIVDQAQLFGLGQLYQLRGRVGRSERQAYAYFVVPSIKDISEIVRKRLRIILDMDYLGAGFKVAMEDLRLRGAGNILGEAQSGQIAKIGLELFLEMLEEEVARLRGEEHAGASDTELNFVFEAHIPGGYIPDSRERLRYYRALSSAATDMELREYEAEIRDRFGPLPEPLDAFFGVLRIKRTLSRLQAARAELYPGRMVITWKDNAIAVNPERLIRWVDARGEGTRLIPPAKLEIRYGEDHSMREALESTAADLEGLLDAETVPQDGPQK
- a CDS encoding peptidylprolyl isomerase, whose product is MKRHIAILLVLVALFAGCSGDTDDIGIVARVNGAPIYLSQLEFQHDQFQEDSVGAYVPSVAKLRKEYGEILSDLIVQELVVQELARRDLSVTDEELRKAENTVRADYPEGAFEQVLVEEYIDLKSWRRQLRYYLAQKKFFQQVLRPQIKIDYKEAEKYYRDHISDFYLPESLRILVVRGPSRELVVKAVEKYLKDHDQMNLATAFGEVETREVVVREGRLSAPWRNALTGLKPGQASDVLTDRFGFEALVLLERSEAKVLPPAQAYPLVEEALLEKKMENAFENWLSGDLSKADIQVSEHLLESASKPGDSDGSAPAAIAEPEEPSADEVMDQAPAEEDMNGREPADEVIPPDQIGTDTGI
- a CDS encoding peptidyl-prolyl cis-trans isomerase yields the protein MVNSKVVVTDSEIQEEYDSRKDDYSMGKMVELAIILLPSDVSAVEVREMITSGEMSFADAVAKYSVGPGKDSGGSIGELNWQDLADEWKTSLDGVAPGGVSQPLTIQDHQALLSPIKINDDRMVPLADVRDDIYKELMQKKRETVFTDYFEKLKQSAVIIYMDDSLKPDNGVS